One segment of Eschrichtius robustus isolate mEscRob2 chromosome 3, mEscRob2.pri, whole genome shotgun sequence DNA contains the following:
- the ZMYM1 gene encoding zinc finger MYM-type protein 1 isoform X3 has translation MKESTTDGECDKAVAPQLKRLDEIKAEPDNAQEYCQAQQPRTQENDLKINTTFSDNASQMTTGIQLSLASSGMNKMLPSVSTTAIQVSCSGCKKILQKGQTAYQRKGSTQLFCSTPCITEYISSLNSPALPKRTCSNCSKDILNLKDVISIQLEDTTTSKTFCSQSCLSSYEEKRKPFDTICTNSIPAKCSMCQKTTVKPAKTLTSVLCKSLKPSDEMIETTNDSGKTELFCSVHCFSAYSKAKMESPTVNVSMVHDASTDLLSPKKDTTPVISNIVSLADTHEALPVMNSDELQGTVSSVTANVVEDISKTSPSESSNGVANSNVEQPSLSPSSSVLSQHTTGSSIEVQKDHVSNQDATNSMKSMKISDGLRHPKFTSKVQKVKGKSRSIKKSWCSNFQQLENSIKKDVIFCYSCQLFCQKKFSYGGESFAAQGISNWKKTLEKFRKHEKSEMHSKSLQFWREYQFCDEAVNDSLSNHSKQIEGNKKYLKLIIENILFLGKQCLLLRGNDQSVSSVNKGNFLELLEIRAKDKGEEIFRLTNSQVDFYNSTQIQNDIIEIIKTEMLQDIVNEINVSSAFSIICEETTDSATKGQFSICVRYPQKTSKAILIKERFLGFIDVEEMTGTNLHRSIKTYLQQIGVDLDKIRGQAYDSTSNWRGNFNKIAAEFKKEEPRALYLHCYAHFLDLAVIRFCKEVKELRSALNTLSSLFSTIHGEMSVNFQNIYKLSQNKTCKKHTSQSCWTVHDRTLLSVIEGLPEVIETLEVLSSHSSNTSLADELSDLLALVSKFEFIFCLKFLYRVLSVTGILSKELQSETIDIFSLSSKIEAILECLSSERNDIYFKTIWDGAEEVCQKITCKGFEVERPSFQKRRKIQKTIDPSNSDSMFFPTSTEEQYKINIYYQGLDTILQNLKLCFSEFDYCKMKQISELLLKWNEPLNEATAKDVQEFYKLDADIIPELRFYRQYAKLNFVLDYDCISFSNLGHLFIQHGLHNNIPCISMLLYIALSWPVTSASVENSFSTLSRLKTYLCHTRGQEKLSGLALMAVEQELVNKLMEPERLSGTVEKFILQVKEI, from the exons GAGTATTGTCAAGCCCAACAGCCCAGAACTCAGGAGAATGACCTGAAAATAAACACTACGTTTTCAGACAATG CTTCTCAGATGACTACAGGCATTCAGCTTTCTCTGGCATCATCTGGCATGAATAAGATGCTTCCCTCAGTTTCAACCACAGCTATTCAGGTTTCCTGTTCTGGCTgtaaaaaaattcttcaaaaggGGCAAACTGCTTATCAGAGGAAAGGGTCTACTCAGCTTTTCTGCTCCACACCGTGCATCACTGAATACATTTCATCTCTCAATTCACCAGCTCTTCCGAAGAGAACTTGTTCAAACTGCTCaaa agacaTTTTAAATCTAAAGGATGTGATCAGTATCCAGCTGGAAGATACTACCACTAGCAAAACTTTTTGCAGCCAATCTTGTCTTTCAtcatatgaagaaaaaagaaaaccatttgaTACCATATGTACTAATAGCATTCCAGCCAAGTGCAGCATGTGTCAGAAGACTACTGTT AAACCAGCCAAAACACTTACATCTGTTCTTTGCAAATCATTGAAACCCTCAGACGAAATGATTGAGACTACCAATGACTCGGGGAAGACAGAGCTTTTCTGCTCTGTTCATTGTTTCTCTGCTTACAGTAAAGCTAAGATGGAATCTCCTACAG taaATGTTTCCATGGTGCATGATGCTTCAACAGATCTCCTTTCTCCGAAGAAAGATACAACTCCAGTTATAAGCAATATAGTGTCATTGGCAGATACTCATGAAGCCCTGCCCGTCATGAACTCTGATGAATTACAAG GTACAGTTTCTTCAGTAACAGCAAATGTCGTTGAGGAT ATTTCTAAGACTTCACCCAGTGAATCAAGTAATGGTGTTGCTAATAGTAATGTGGAACAGCCAAGCCTTTCACCATCTTCATCAGTACTCAGTCAGCATACAACTGGCTCCAGTATAGAAGTACAAAAAGATCATGTGTCAAACCAAGATGCTACAAACAGTATGAAATCCATGAAAATAAGCGATGGACTACGTCACCCAAAATTTacatccaaagtacaaaaagttaAAGGTAAATCACGAAGTATTAAAAAATCTTGGTGTTCAAATTTTCAGCAATTAGAAAACAGTATTAAAAAGGATGTGATATTCTGTTATTCGTGTCAGTTGTTCTGCCAAAAAAAATTTAGCTATGGAGGAGAGTCATTTGCAGCCCAAGGGATTTCCAATTGGAAAAAAACTCTGGAAAAATTCAGAAAGCATGAAAAAAGTGAAATGCATTCAAAGTCATTGCAGTTTTGGAGGGAATACCAGTTTTGTGATGAAGCCGTTAATGACAGTTTATCTAATCATTCAAAACAGATTGAGGGAAATAAAAAGTACCTAAAGCttataattgaaaatattttatttcttggaaAGCAGTGTTTACTCTTAAGAGGAAATGACCAGTCTGtttcatctgtgaataaaggCAATTTTTTAGAATTGTTAGAAATCCGAGCAAAAGataaaggagaagaaatattTCGACTTACAAATTCACAAGTTGACTTCTACAATAGTACACAAATTCAAAATGATATTATTGAAATAATAAAGACTGAAATGTTACAAGATATTGTAAATGAGATCAATGTCTCCTCAGCTTTTTCAATAATATGTGAAGAAACAACTGATAGTGCCACTAAAGGACAATTCTCAATTTGTGTAAGatacccacagaaaacatcaaaGGCTATATTAATTAAAGAAAGATTTTTGGGTTTCATAGATGTTGAAGAGATGACTGGGACCAACTTACACAGGAGTATTAAAACTTACCTGCAGCAAATTGGAGTTGATTTGGATAAAATACGAGGCCAGGCCTATGATAGCACCAGTAATTGGAggggaaattttaataaaattgcaGCAGAATTCAAGAAGGAAGAGCCAAGAGCTTTATACCTGCATTGTTATGCACATTTTTTGGATTTAGCAGTGATTAGGTTTTGCAAAGAAGTAAAAGAGCTCCGAAGTGCTCTAAATACTCTCAGTTCTTTGTTCAGCACTATTCATGGGGAAATGTCTgtaaattttcaaaacatttataaGCTAAGTCAAAATAAAACATGCAAGAAACATACATCACAATCATGTTGGACAGTCCATGATCGTACGTTACTATCTGTGATTGAGGGTCTTCCAGAGGTTATTGAAACACTGGAAGTTCTATCAAGCCATTCTTCAAACACAAGTTTAGCTGATGAATTGAGTGATTTGTTGGCATTGGTTTCCAAATTTGAGTTTATCTTTTGTTTGAAATTCCTTTATCGAGTACTAAGTGTTACAGGAATTCTTTCCAAAGAGCTTCAAAGTGAAACCATagacattttttctttgtcttcaaaaaTAGAAGCAATTTTGGAATGTTTATCATCTGAAAGAAATGATATTTATTTCAAAACTATCTGGGATGGAGCAGAGGAAGTATGTCAAAAAATAACCTGTAAAGGTTTTGAAGTTGAAAGGCCTTcatttcagaaaagaagaaaaattcagaaaacaataGATCCTAGCAATTCAGACAGTATGTTTTTTCCTACCTCAACAGAAgaacaatataaaattaatatttattaccaAGGCTTGGATACTatattacaaaatttaaaattgtgtttttcaGAGTTTGATTATTGTAAAATGAAGCAGATTTCAGAACTGTTACTTAAATGGAATGAACCGTTAAATGAAGCAACAGCTAAAGATGTCCAAGAATTTTATAAACTTGATGCAGACATCATCCCAGAACTTAGATTTTATCGGCAATATGCAAAGCTCAACTTTGTCCTAGATTATGATTGCATCAGCTTCAGCAATCTTGGCCAtttgtttattcagcatggtcttCACAATAATATTCCTTGCATATCAATGCTATTATATATTGCTTTGTCTTGGCCAGTTACTTCAGCAAGTGTTGAAAATTCATTTTCTACACTGTCTCGTCTTAAAACATATTTATGTCATACCAGGGGACAAGAAAAGCTTAGTGGCTTAGCCCTAATGGCTGTTGAGCAGGAATTGGTAAATAAACTGATGGAACCTGAAAGACTCAGTGGAACTGTGGAAAAGTTTATCCTACAGGTGAAAGAAATATAA
- the ZMYM1 gene encoding zinc finger MYM-type protein 1 isoform X1, with amino-acid sequence MKESTTDGECDKAVAPQLKRLDEIKAEPDNAQEYCQAQQPRTQENDLKINTTFSDNASQMTTGIQLSLASSGMNKMLPSVSTTAIQVSCSGCKKILQKGQTAYQRKGSTQLFCSTPCITEYISSLNSPALPKRTCSNCSKDILNLKDVISIQLEDTTTSKTFCSQSCLSSYEEKRKPFDTICTNSIPAKCSMCQKTTVIQYEVKYQNMKRSLCSNACFSKFHSANNLIMNCCENCGAYCSTSSSLFHILHMEAQSHYFNSSKSITAHKQKPAKTLTSVLCKSLKPSDEMIETTNDSGKTELFCSVHCFSAYSKAKMESPTVNVSMVHDASTDLLSPKKDTTPVISNIVSLADTHEALPVMNSDELQGTVSSVTANVVEDISKTSPSESSNGVANSNVEQPSLSPSSSVLSQHTTGSSIEVQKDHVSNQDATNSMKSMKISDGLRHPKFTSKVQKVKGKSRSIKKSWCSNFQQLENSIKKDVIFCYSCQLFCQKKFSYGGESFAAQGISNWKKTLEKFRKHEKSEMHSKSLQFWREYQFCDEAVNDSLSNHSKQIEGNKKYLKLIIENILFLGKQCLLLRGNDQSVSSVNKGNFLELLEIRAKDKGEEIFRLTNSQVDFYNSTQIQNDIIEIIKTEMLQDIVNEINVSSAFSIICEETTDSATKGQFSICVRYPQKTSKAILIKERFLGFIDVEEMTGTNLHRSIKTYLQQIGVDLDKIRGQAYDSTSNWRGNFNKIAAEFKKEEPRALYLHCYAHFLDLAVIRFCKEVKELRSALNTLSSLFSTIHGEMSVNFQNIYKLSQNKTCKKHTSQSCWTVHDRTLLSVIEGLPEVIETLEVLSSHSSNTSLADELSDLLALVSKFEFIFCLKFLYRVLSVTGILSKELQSETIDIFSLSSKIEAILECLSSERNDIYFKTIWDGAEEVCQKITCKGFEVERPSFQKRRKIQKTIDPSNSDSMFFPTSTEEQYKINIYYQGLDTILQNLKLCFSEFDYCKMKQISELLLKWNEPLNEATAKDVQEFYKLDADIIPELRFYRQYAKLNFVLDYDCISFSNLGHLFIQHGLHNNIPCISMLLYIALSWPVTSASVENSFSTLSRLKTYLCHTRGQEKLSGLALMAVEQELVNKLMEPERLSGTVEKFILQVKEI; translated from the exons GAGTATTGTCAAGCCCAACAGCCCAGAACTCAGGAGAATGACCTGAAAATAAACACTACGTTTTCAGACAATG CTTCTCAGATGACTACAGGCATTCAGCTTTCTCTGGCATCATCTGGCATGAATAAGATGCTTCCCTCAGTTTCAACCACAGCTATTCAGGTTTCCTGTTCTGGCTgtaaaaaaattcttcaaaaggGGCAAACTGCTTATCAGAGGAAAGGGTCTACTCAGCTTTTCTGCTCCACACCGTGCATCACTGAATACATTTCATCTCTCAATTCACCAGCTCTTCCGAAGAGAACTTGTTCAAACTGCTCaaa agacaTTTTAAATCTAAAGGATGTGATCAGTATCCAGCTGGAAGATACTACCACTAGCAAAACTTTTTGCAGCCAATCTTGTCTTTCAtcatatgaagaaaaaagaaaaccatttgaTACCATATGTACTAATAGCATTCCAGCCAAGTGCAGCATGTGTCAGAAGACTACTGTT atTCAGTATGAAGTAAAATACCAGAACATGAAACGTAGTCTTTGCAGTAATGCCTGTTTTTCAAAGTTTCACTCTGCTAACAACCTCATCATGAACTGTTGTGAGAACTGTGGAGCTTACTGTTCCACTAGCTCTAGTCTGTTCCATATACTTCACATGGAAGCACAGTCTCATTACTTTAATAGTTCAAAGAGTATTACAGCACATAAGCAG AAACCAGCCAAAACACTTACATCTGTTCTTTGCAAATCATTGAAACCCTCAGACGAAATGATTGAGACTACCAATGACTCGGGGAAGACAGAGCTTTTCTGCTCTGTTCATTGTTTCTCTGCTTACAGTAAAGCTAAGATGGAATCTCCTACAG taaATGTTTCCATGGTGCATGATGCTTCAACAGATCTCCTTTCTCCGAAGAAAGATACAACTCCAGTTATAAGCAATATAGTGTCATTGGCAGATACTCATGAAGCCCTGCCCGTCATGAACTCTGATGAATTACAAG GTACAGTTTCTTCAGTAACAGCAAATGTCGTTGAGGAT ATTTCTAAGACTTCACCCAGTGAATCAAGTAATGGTGTTGCTAATAGTAATGTGGAACAGCCAAGCCTTTCACCATCTTCATCAGTACTCAGTCAGCATACAACTGGCTCCAGTATAGAAGTACAAAAAGATCATGTGTCAAACCAAGATGCTACAAACAGTATGAAATCCATGAAAATAAGCGATGGACTACGTCACCCAAAATTTacatccaaagtacaaaaagttaAAGGTAAATCACGAAGTATTAAAAAATCTTGGTGTTCAAATTTTCAGCAATTAGAAAACAGTATTAAAAAGGATGTGATATTCTGTTATTCGTGTCAGTTGTTCTGCCAAAAAAAATTTAGCTATGGAGGAGAGTCATTTGCAGCCCAAGGGATTTCCAATTGGAAAAAAACTCTGGAAAAATTCAGAAAGCATGAAAAAAGTGAAATGCATTCAAAGTCATTGCAGTTTTGGAGGGAATACCAGTTTTGTGATGAAGCCGTTAATGACAGTTTATCTAATCATTCAAAACAGATTGAGGGAAATAAAAAGTACCTAAAGCttataattgaaaatattttatttcttggaaAGCAGTGTTTACTCTTAAGAGGAAATGACCAGTCTGtttcatctgtgaataaaggCAATTTTTTAGAATTGTTAGAAATCCGAGCAAAAGataaaggagaagaaatattTCGACTTACAAATTCACAAGTTGACTTCTACAATAGTACACAAATTCAAAATGATATTATTGAAATAATAAAGACTGAAATGTTACAAGATATTGTAAATGAGATCAATGTCTCCTCAGCTTTTTCAATAATATGTGAAGAAACAACTGATAGTGCCACTAAAGGACAATTCTCAATTTGTGTAAGatacccacagaaaacatcaaaGGCTATATTAATTAAAGAAAGATTTTTGGGTTTCATAGATGTTGAAGAGATGACTGGGACCAACTTACACAGGAGTATTAAAACTTACCTGCAGCAAATTGGAGTTGATTTGGATAAAATACGAGGCCAGGCCTATGATAGCACCAGTAATTGGAggggaaattttaataaaattgcaGCAGAATTCAAGAAGGAAGAGCCAAGAGCTTTATACCTGCATTGTTATGCACATTTTTTGGATTTAGCAGTGATTAGGTTTTGCAAAGAAGTAAAAGAGCTCCGAAGTGCTCTAAATACTCTCAGTTCTTTGTTCAGCACTATTCATGGGGAAATGTCTgtaaattttcaaaacatttataaGCTAAGTCAAAATAAAACATGCAAGAAACATACATCACAATCATGTTGGACAGTCCATGATCGTACGTTACTATCTGTGATTGAGGGTCTTCCAGAGGTTATTGAAACACTGGAAGTTCTATCAAGCCATTCTTCAAACACAAGTTTAGCTGATGAATTGAGTGATTTGTTGGCATTGGTTTCCAAATTTGAGTTTATCTTTTGTTTGAAATTCCTTTATCGAGTACTAAGTGTTACAGGAATTCTTTCCAAAGAGCTTCAAAGTGAAACCATagacattttttctttgtcttcaaaaaTAGAAGCAATTTTGGAATGTTTATCATCTGAAAGAAATGATATTTATTTCAAAACTATCTGGGATGGAGCAGAGGAAGTATGTCAAAAAATAACCTGTAAAGGTTTTGAAGTTGAAAGGCCTTcatttcagaaaagaagaaaaattcagaaaacaataGATCCTAGCAATTCAGACAGTATGTTTTTTCCTACCTCAACAGAAgaacaatataaaattaatatttattaccaAGGCTTGGATACTatattacaaaatttaaaattgtgtttttcaGAGTTTGATTATTGTAAAATGAAGCAGATTTCAGAACTGTTACTTAAATGGAATGAACCGTTAAATGAAGCAACAGCTAAAGATGTCCAAGAATTTTATAAACTTGATGCAGACATCATCCCAGAACTTAGATTTTATCGGCAATATGCAAAGCTCAACTTTGTCCTAGATTATGATTGCATCAGCTTCAGCAATCTTGGCCAtttgtttattcagcatggtcttCACAATAATATTCCTTGCATATCAATGCTATTATATATTGCTTTGTCTTGGCCAGTTACTTCAGCAAGTGTTGAAAATTCATTTTCTACACTGTCTCGTCTTAAAACATATTTATGTCATACCAGGGGACAAGAAAAGCTTAGTGGCTTAGCCCTAATGGCTGTTGAGCAGGAATTGGTAAATAAACTGATGGAACCTGAAAGACTCAGTGGAACTGTGGAAAAGTTTATCCTACAGGTGAAAGAAATATAA
- the ZMYM1 gene encoding zinc finger MYM-type protein 1 isoform X4 produces the protein MKESTTDGECDKAVAPQLKRLDEIKAEPDNAQEYCQAQQPRTQENDLKINTTFSDNASQMTTGIQLSLASSGMNKMLPSVSTTAIQVSCSGCKKILQKGQTAYQRKGSTQLFCSTPCITEYISSLNSPALPKRTCSNCSKDILNLKDVISIQLEDTTTSKTFCSQSCLSSYEEKRKPFDTICTNSIPAKCSMCQKTTVIQYEVKYQNMKRSLCSNACFSKFHSANNLIMNCCENCGAYCSTSSSLFHILHMEAQSHYFNSSKSITAHKQKPAKTLTSVLCKSLKPSDEMIETTNDSGKTELFCSVHCFSAYSKAKMESPTVNVSMVHDASTDLLSPKKDTTPVISNIVSLADTHEALPVMNSDELQGTVSSVTANVVEDISKTSPSESSNGVANSNVEQPSLSPSSSVLSQHTTGSSIEVQKDHVSNQDATNSMKSMKISDGLRHPKFTSKVQKVKEFDYCKMKQISELLLKWNEPLNEATAKDVQEFYKLDADIIPELRFYRQYAKLNFVLDYDCISFSNLGHLFIQHGLHNNIPCISMLLYIALSWPVTSASVENSFSTLSRLKTYLCHTRGQEKLSGLALMAVEQELVNKLMEPERLSGTVEKFILQVKEI, from the exons GAGTATTGTCAAGCCCAACAGCCCAGAACTCAGGAGAATGACCTGAAAATAAACACTACGTTTTCAGACAATG CTTCTCAGATGACTACAGGCATTCAGCTTTCTCTGGCATCATCTGGCATGAATAAGATGCTTCCCTCAGTTTCAACCACAGCTATTCAGGTTTCCTGTTCTGGCTgtaaaaaaattcttcaaaaggGGCAAACTGCTTATCAGAGGAAAGGGTCTACTCAGCTTTTCTGCTCCACACCGTGCATCACTGAATACATTTCATCTCTCAATTCACCAGCTCTTCCGAAGAGAACTTGTTCAAACTGCTCaaa agacaTTTTAAATCTAAAGGATGTGATCAGTATCCAGCTGGAAGATACTACCACTAGCAAAACTTTTTGCAGCCAATCTTGTCTTTCAtcatatgaagaaaaaagaaaaccatttgaTACCATATGTACTAATAGCATTCCAGCCAAGTGCAGCATGTGTCAGAAGACTACTGTT atTCAGTATGAAGTAAAATACCAGAACATGAAACGTAGTCTTTGCAGTAATGCCTGTTTTTCAAAGTTTCACTCTGCTAACAACCTCATCATGAACTGTTGTGAGAACTGTGGAGCTTACTGTTCCACTAGCTCTAGTCTGTTCCATATACTTCACATGGAAGCACAGTCTCATTACTTTAATAGTTCAAAGAGTATTACAGCACATAAGCAG AAACCAGCCAAAACACTTACATCTGTTCTTTGCAAATCATTGAAACCCTCAGACGAAATGATTGAGACTACCAATGACTCGGGGAAGACAGAGCTTTTCTGCTCTGTTCATTGTTTCTCTGCTTACAGTAAAGCTAAGATGGAATCTCCTACAG taaATGTTTCCATGGTGCATGATGCTTCAACAGATCTCCTTTCTCCGAAGAAAGATACAACTCCAGTTATAAGCAATATAGTGTCATTGGCAGATACTCATGAAGCCCTGCCCGTCATGAACTCTGATGAATTACAAG GTACAGTTTCTTCAGTAACAGCAAATGTCGTTGAGGAT ATTTCTAAGACTTCACCCAGTGAATCAAGTAATGGTGTTGCTAATAGTAATGTGGAACAGCCAAGCCTTTCACCATCTTCATCAGTACTCAGTCAGCATACAACTGGCTCCAGTATAGAAGTACAAAAAGATCATGTGTCAAACCAAGATGCTACAAACAGTATGAAATCCATGAAAATAAGCGATGGACTACGTCACCCAAAATTTacatccaaagtacaaaaagttaAAG AGTTTGATTATTGTAAAATGAAGCAGATTTCAGAACTGTTACTTAAATGGAATGAACCGTTAAATGAAGCAACAGCTAAAGATGTCCAAGAATTTTATAAACTTGATGCAGACATCATCCCAGAACTTAGATTTTATCGGCAATATGCAAAGCTCAACTTTGTCCTAGATTATGATTGCATCAGCTTCAGCAATCTTGGCCAtttgtttattcagcatggtcttCACAATAATATTCCTTGCATATCAATGCTATTATATATTGCTTTGTCTTGGCCAGTTACTTCAGCAAGTGTTGAAAATTCATTTTCTACACTGTCTCGTCTTAAAACATATTTATGTCATACCAGGGGACAAGAAAAGCTTAGTGGCTTAGCCCTAATGGCTGTTGAGCAGGAATTGGTAAATAAACTGATGGAACCTGAAAGACTCAGTGGAACTGTGGAAAAGTTTATCCTACAGGTGAAAGAAATATAA